One part of the Bradyrhizobium sp. CB1650 genome encodes these proteins:
- a CDS encoding extracellular solute-binding protein, translated as MNTPSRVTRRRLLKDTGLALLAAGSAPVLSTPFISRAMADTKTLSIVQWSHFVPAYDKWFDNFARDWGTKNHIEVTVDHIPVADVAARAAAEASAGSGHDLFGWNGAGGAHLYRKFLVDVTDLVESVEKKYGKITVIGRQIGYNQDDKTWSAFPDYYINFPVMYRKSLWDGIGVVPDTWDNVRIGGAKLKQKGNPVGISLGHSNDPNTTWRGLLWSYGGAFQDESGKHVVLDSKETVEAVKFVAALYKEAMTEDVLSWSDASNNQYIDSGVSSLIINPISAYRTAQQLNKKVADDIFVMKPPKGPVRQIMGGAAEFYGIWKFAKNKEAALEFLKYYADNWVDAFKASSGYNNPIFANIVPKPMPLLSDDPTSTPHDKLSVLQTSDEWSAVPGYPGPAWPATDEIYNNFIVCDMMAKAATGAMTAEQAVKWAAQQCEGIFDKWLHRA; from the coding sequence ATGAACACGCCCAGTCGTGTCACGCGGCGCCGGCTCCTGAAGGACACAGGGCTTGCCCTTCTCGCAGCCGGCTCAGCACCGGTACTCTCGACACCATTCATATCCCGCGCCATGGCCGACACCAAAACGCTGTCGATCGTGCAGTGGAGTCACTTCGTCCCGGCCTACGATAAATGGTTCGACAATTTCGCCAGAGATTGGGGAACCAAAAACCACATCGAAGTTACCGTCGACCACATCCCGGTCGCGGACGTCGCCGCCCGCGCTGCCGCCGAGGCCTCGGCTGGATCCGGCCACGATCTGTTTGGGTGGAACGGAGCTGGCGGCGCACACCTCTACCGTAAATTCCTGGTCGATGTAACGGACCTGGTCGAGTCCGTGGAGAAGAAATACGGCAAGATCACCGTGATCGGTCGACAGATCGGCTACAACCAGGACGACAAGACGTGGTCCGCATTCCCCGACTACTACATCAATTTCCCGGTGATGTACCGCAAGAGCCTGTGGGACGGGATCGGGGTGGTGCCCGACACGTGGGACAACGTGAGGATCGGCGGCGCGAAGCTGAAGCAGAAGGGCAACCCGGTCGGAATTTCGCTCGGCCACAGCAACGATCCGAATACAACCTGGCGCGGCCTGCTCTGGAGCTATGGCGGCGCGTTCCAGGACGAGAGTGGTAAGCATGTCGTGCTCGACAGCAAGGAGACGGTCGAGGCGGTCAAGTTCGTCGCCGCCCTCTACAAGGAGGCGATGACGGAAGACGTGCTCTCATGGAGCGATGCGAGCAACAACCAGTACATCGACTCCGGCGTCAGCTCTCTGATCATCAACCCGATCTCGGCCTATCGGACGGCCCAGCAGCTCAACAAGAAAGTTGCTGACGACATCTTCGTGATGAAGCCGCCCAAAGGCCCGGTTCGCCAGATCATGGGCGGTGCCGCCGAGTTCTACGGCATCTGGAAGTTCGCCAAGAACAAGGAGGCTGCGCTCGAGTTCCTGAAATACTACGCCGATAACTGGGTCGATGCCTTCAAGGCGAGCTCCGGTTACAACAACCCCATCTTCGCCAACATCGTCCCGAAACCGATGCCGTTGTTGTCCGACGACCCGACCTCAACGCCGCATGACAAGCTGTCTGTGCTGCAGACCTCCGACGAATGGTCTGCCGTTCCCGGCTATCCCGGACCGGCATGGCCAGCAACTGACGAGATCTACAACAACTTCATCGTCTGCGACATGATGGCGAAGGCGGCGACGGGGGCGATGACAGCCGAACAGGCCGTCAAATGGGCCGCGCAGCAATGCGAGGGCATCTTCGACAAATGGCTGCACCGAGCTTGA